In Patescibacteria group bacterium, the genomic stretch TGTACTAAAACATTGGTCGTGCCCAGATCAATGCCTATTTTCTTGATTAACATAGTTATTTTTGCAGTGATAAATTATTTATTTTCACACTTCTGTCGACTATCAAATCGGTTTCTGCTACCTTTTCTAAGTTACCCAATTTTACTCTAATACTCAGTTTGTGTCCAGTTGTGCCAGGTTGTTTTTGAACAAATAATGTGTACGACCCGGCTGTCAGCTGGTCTTTGATTCGTGGCGGTAGTTTATATTCAAAAATTAAAGATTTGGTCTCGCCTGGTTTAATATAAATAAAAGCGCCAAAAGAGGTTTTATTAAATTCATTGGTAACATCCACTACTCCGGTTTTTCCCGGATCATCTCCACGGTCATTGGTTAACGCGCCGCTGGAGCTGATTAACTCACTACCGGCGGGAACGTAGAGCCTGGTATAGGTACGTAAGGCAGTAGTGCGATAGTCAACTTTTCCATTGTTTGTATAACTGATCGTGGCAATAGATATTAAATTACCAGACTGATCCTCTCTTAAAGTATAATTTATTTTTTTATCAACAATACGGTCGGTTTTTAGAGCCACCATATTAGCATCAATAAACATCAGATAGTCGCCATCGGTTTGTTTAATTTCCCCCGTCCAACCGTTGCTATTATAAATACTTTGTAGATTTTTATTTTGGTCAAAAAGTAAAACGTGTTTTTGTATTAAATTATTTTGAGCGTAGCTCAAAATTTCAAGCCATTTGTCGATCGGCAAGCCGGCAAGTTTGGCGATAAGTTCTGTAGACAGTTCTTCAACAATATCTTTTCGGTTTTCCTTTTTTAATCCCCTTTCAATATAATTTTGTTCGACCTCATATTGCAACAAATCTCCAAAATTAGCGGAATTAAAAACCAAATCTTTGGTTTTTATCGGTCCGGTAATATCAAGTAGCCCAGCGACAAAATCTTGATCAAAAGCAATCACGCCACTAGGGTTTTCTTTACCTCTTTCTTGTTTATAAAACCAAAGCAATTTTTCCGCTGCCGCAGGGAAATCCGGATACCAGTTGGCATCGCGAAAAAACCATTTTTTAGCCATAAAATCCTTAATTGGTTTTGGCGGTTCAATATTAAGATAATCAGCGGCTTCTTTGTCTAAAGCATAAGAGTCGGAAGTGCTGAGACTTGTCAATAATCCGTCTCTGACTTTGGCAATACCGTAAACGCCGATAAATCCCCCTGTTGGTCTTAGCTCGTCGTTATTTTGCATGATTAGCAAATAAGTTTTTGGCGCATCATATCCGGACATTAGAGGTAAGGCTTTGATTAAAGAATCGGTAATTTGCAGCGACGGATTGATCAGGGGTAAAAAATTATTTATTTTTTTTGATAATTTTTCTAATGGTAAGACCAAATTGCTTTGTTTGACGCTTTGCAGCGCAGCGACTGAAGATTTTATTTTGGGATCCAAATCTTTAATCATCGGCAGTGCCAAAGATAGGTTTTGCAAAATTGCTTCTTTTTGTCTGCCGTTTAATTGTTGGTAGGTGTTTCCTTTCGGTACGATCCGTCTCAACTCTTGAACAATAGGTAAAAGATTTTTGCCTGAATCAATCAAGTATTCACCGGCAACGACTATTTGAGAGGCAAAAACATAATTGTCGCGCAAAACAGGAATTCCTTCCATCCAAGCGGTTTTATCCAGAGAAGAATGGATAATTTTCAGATCTTGAGAAATATTATTTATAGATTTTTCCGCGGTGGAAAAATCTTCACTAATAATATCATTTTGTAATTTTAACAGATCACTTTCCAGACTTGGCAGCTGGTCGTTGATACTTTCTATCGGTTGATAAACTTTATAAACAACGCCAACAAAGGCGATTATGATAATTGCCGAAATAACAACCAGGTTAATAATAAATATTTTTTTACTTTTCATGATTTGGTTTCGGCGCGCCGAAATATTTAGCAAAATATTTAATCCAGCTTTTTATATGTTCACGTACGACTCTGCGAGTAATGCCAAAAATTAAAGATGTTTCCGCCGAAGACCTCTGA encodes the following:
- a CDS encoding DUF4012 domain-containing protein, encoding MKSKKIFIINLVVISAIIIIAFVGVVYKVYQPIESINDQLPSLESDLLKLQNDIISEDFSTAEKSINNISQDLKIIHSSLDKTAWMEGIPVLRDNYVFASQIVVAGEYLIDSGKNLLPIVQELRRIVPKGNTYQQLNGRQKEAILQNLSLALPMIKDLDPKIKSSVAALQSVKQSNLVLPLEKLSKKINNFLPLINPSLQITDSLIKALPLMSGYDAPKTYLLIMQNNDELRPTGGFIGVYGIAKVRDGLLTSLSTSDSYALDKEAADYLNIEPPKPIKDFMAKKWFFRDANWYPDFPAAAEKLLWFYKQERGKENPSGVIAFDQDFVAGLLDITGPIKTKDLVFNSANFGDLLQYEVEQNYIERGLKKENRKDIVEELSTELIAKLAGLPIDKWLEILSYAQNNLIQKHVLLFDQNKNLQSIYNSNGWTGEIKQTDGDYLMFIDANMVALKTDRIVDKKINYTLREDQSGNLISIATISYTNNGKVDYRTTALRTYTRLYVPAGSELISSSGALTNDRGDDPGKTGVVDVTNEFNKTSFGAFIYIKPGETKSLIFEYKLPPRIKDQLTAGSYTLFVQKQPGTTGHKLSIRVKLGNLEKVAETDLIVDRSVKINNLSLQK